In one Lolium rigidum isolate FL_2022 chromosome 3, APGP_CSIRO_Lrig_0.1, whole genome shotgun sequence genomic region, the following are encoded:
- the LOC124699257 gene encoding probable peptide/nitrate transporter At3g43790, protein MDNTTRSRTFPDNDEANATPPPPEEAAPVYYEGCPGCAMERKVENSTGIPYKEFVFVGVTSLASALPISSLFPFLYFMIQDMHVAKNEQDIGVYAGLLGASYMAGRFAGSLFWGVVADRVGRKPIIAFSLFTVVILNTLFGLSVNYWMALTTRLLLGSLNGMLAPMKAYCVEVCRPEHHALGLSVLSSAWGIGLVIGPSIGGYLAQPAKQYPKLFSENSIFGRFPYFLPCLCISLVALAALISCIWLPETLHMHKNLEVEVEMVGDTRLAPRREAPHPEKSLYKNRPLMSSIAAYCVFTLHDTAYSEIFSLWTVSDKKYGGLGFSSKDVGQVLAVSGAGLLVYQLFIFRHVHNLLGSVNSLRIASALSIPILACYPFMTNLSGTKLGLAIYFAAIAKGALAMTILTGNAILQNNAVSQNQRGAANGLSATGQSLFKTIAPVGAGVLFSWAQKRQNATFFPGDQIIFVILNLVELLGLVLSFKPFLSLPKKYDFK, encoded by the exons ATGGACAACACTACCAGGAGCCGGACGTTCCCAGACAACGATGAGGCGAATGCGACTCCACCGCCACCAGAGGAGGCGGCGCCGGTGTACTACGAGGGTTGCCCCGGCTGCGCCATGGAACGCAAGGTAGAGAACAGCACGGGGATCCCTTACAAGGAGTTCGTTTTCGTCGGAGTCACCAGCCTTGCCTCTG CTTTACCAATATCGTCGCTGTTCCCCTTCTTGTATTTCATG ATACAAGATATGCATGTGGCGAAAAACGAACAAGACATTGGAGTGTATGCTGGTCTTCTTG GGGCATCATACATGGCCGGTAGATTTGCTGGGTCCCTGTTTTGGGGTGTGGTGGCAGATCGAGTGGGCAGAAAACCTATCATTGCATTTTCCCTCTTCACAGT GGTCATCCTTAATACTCTGTTTGGACTAAGTGTGAATTACTGGATGGCGCTTACCACAAGATTACTTCTTGGTTCTCTAAATGGCATGCTTGCCCCAATGAAG GCCTACTGTGTCGAAGTTTGTCGACCTGAACATCATGCGCTGGGATTATCAGTT TTAAGCAGTGCCTGGGGCATAGGTCTTGTAATCGGTCCATCCATTGGAGGCTACCTTGCACAG CCTGCAAAGCAATACCCAAAACTATTTTCCGAGAATTCAATTTTTGGGAG GTTTCCATATTTCTTGCCGTGCCTTTGTATTTCATTGGTTGCGCTCGCTGCTCTAATAAGTTGCATATGGCTACCG GAGACACTGCATATGCATAAAAACTTAGAAGTGGAAGTAGAAATGGTTGGTGATACAAGACTGGCACCTCGTAGAGAAGCTCCACATCCAGAGAAGAGTCTATATAAGAATCGGCCATTGATGTCTTCTATAGCAGCATATTGTGTTTTCACCCTGCATGATACTGCATACAGTGAG ATATTTTCATTGTGGACAGTAAGTGACAAAAAGTATGGTGGGCTAGGATTTTCATCTAAAGACGTTGGCCAAGTTCTCGCGGTTTCAG GTGCCGGTCTTCTTGTGTATCAACTATTCATTTTTCGACATGTTCATAATTTATTGGGATCTGTCAATTCATTGCGTATTGCATCT GCTCTATCCATACCAATTCTTGCTTGCTACCCGTTCATGACAAACCTATCAGGGACTAAACTTGGGCTAGCTATATATTTTGCAGCCATTGCAAAGGGTGCTCTTGCT ATGACTATCTTAACGGGGAATGCTATTCTACAAAATAATGCAGTG TCACAAAATCAAAGAGGTGCTGCAAATGGATTATCCGCGACAGGACAGTCCCTCTTCAAGACTATTGCTCCAGTAGGAGCAGGTGTTCT GTTCTCATGGGCCCAAAAGCGCCAAAATGCTACGTTCTTTCCAG GGGATCAAATCATATTTGTGATACTGAATTTAGTTGAACTACTTGGGCTTGTGTTGTCCTTCAAGCCATTCCTATCATTACCAAAGAAATATGATTTCAAGTAG